A region of Salirhabdus salicampi DNA encodes the following proteins:
- a CDS encoding dihydroorotase, translated as MSTLLKNGKLFKQGRFVEADVYIEKGKVTNIATSIDIAADEVIDVEGNFIIPGLVDLHVHLREPGGETKETIETGTKAAAKGGFTTIAAMPNTRPVPDTTEHLAALQQKIAEFAHVRVLPYAAITERQLGETITDFDALKDLGAFAFTDDGVGVQNAGTMLEAMKRAAERNMSIVAHCEENTLINNGSLHEGVFSEKQNINGIPSVCESVHIARDVLLAEAAGVHYHVCHISTKESVRVVRDAKQAGINVTAEVTPHHLLLCEEDIPGLDANFKMNPPLRGKEDQQALIEGLLDGTIDFIATDHAPHTAEEKALGIERAPFGIVGLETAFPLLYTNLVKNNVLTLEQLVEFLTHKPAESFNLPFGTIEIGKDADITVINIKDEKEIDPTTFASKGKNTPFTGWACQGWPIRTMIAGNTVWTEETKHNSITTL; from the coding sequence ATGTCAACACTACTGAAAAACGGGAAATTGTTTAAACAAGGAAGATTTGTCGAAGCTGACGTTTACATAGAAAAAGGGAAAGTAACAAACATTGCAACATCCATTGATATCGCCGCGGATGAAGTCATCGATGTAGAAGGAAATTTCATCATACCTGGTCTCGTCGACTTACATGTTCATTTACGGGAGCCGGGGGGCGAGACAAAAGAAACCATTGAAACAGGAACGAAAGCAGCAGCAAAAGGTGGGTTTACGACCATTGCTGCAATGCCAAATACGAGGCCTGTTCCAGATACAACTGAACATCTAGCAGCACTTCAGCAGAAAATTGCGGAATTCGCCCATGTACGGGTGCTACCATACGCCGCCATTACAGAACGCCAGCTAGGGGAGACGATCACAGATTTTGACGCACTGAAGGATTTAGGGGCTTTCGCTTTTACCGACGACGGTGTCGGGGTACAAAATGCCGGAACTATGTTGGAAGCAATGAAAAGAGCAGCTGAAAGAAACATGTCTATCGTGGCCCATTGTGAGGAAAATACGTTAATTAATAATGGGTCTCTCCATGAAGGGGTATTTTCCGAAAAACAAAACATTAATGGTATTCCGTCAGTTTGTGAATCGGTACATATTGCCCGGGATGTATTGTTAGCAGAAGCTGCAGGTGTACATTATCATGTATGCCACATTAGTACAAAAGAGTCCGTTCGTGTGGTACGTGACGCAAAACAGGCTGGTATCAACGTTACAGCGGAAGTTACACCTCACCACTTATTACTTTGTGAAGAAGATATTCCCGGACTTGATGCAAACTTTAAAATGAATCCACCATTACGAGGGAAAGAGGATCAACAAGCGCTTATCGAAGGATTATTAGATGGGACAATCGATTTTATTGCAACTGACCATGCACCACATACTGCAGAGGAAAAAGCATTAGGGATTGAAAGAGCCCCATTTGGCATTGTAGGACTGGAAACAGCATTTCCTCTGTTATATACGAACCTGGTAAAAAACAATGTGTTAACTCTTGAACAACTCGTAGAGTTTTTAACACATAAACCGGCAGAATCTTTCAATCTACCATTTGGGACAATAGAAATTGGGAAAGATGCTGACATTACCGTTATTAATATTAAGGATGAAAAAGAAATTGATCCAACTACGTTTGCTTCAAAAGGGAAAAATACACCATTTACGGGTTGGGCATGTCAAGGATGGCCAATTCGCACAATGATAGCAGGGAATACCGTTTGGACAGAAGAAACGAAACATAACTCCATTACAACACTATAA
- a CDS encoding aspartate carbamoyltransferase catalytic subunit, with protein sequence MNNLLEMSALSNQEIFDLLAEAKAFQKGKVWKPTEQTFVANLFFEPSTRTKMSFEVAEKRLGLHVLPFSAEASSVQKGESLYDTVRTLEEIGVQAVVIRHPEDRYFDELNGRVSIPILNGGDGCGNHPTQSLLDLYTIQQEYGHFEGLNIVIVGDVKHSRVARSNAEALSRLGAKVIFSGPEEWADPSLGDYAPMDHAVQIADVMMMLRIQHERHEATMNVTKKMYHQHYGLTVERERMMKRGSIIMHPAPVNRDVEIASSIVESEKSRIFPQMKNGVYVRMAVLKQALTSESIKGGRQYVNTTEKREIV encoded by the coding sequence ATGAACAATCTGTTAGAGATGTCGGCTCTATCCAACCAAGAAATTTTCGATTTGTTAGCGGAAGCAAAAGCGTTTCAAAAAGGGAAGGTATGGAAACCAACTGAACAAACCTTTGTCGCGAACCTCTTTTTTGAACCGAGTACAAGAACGAAGATGAGCTTTGAAGTAGCAGAGAAGCGATTAGGATTACATGTGTTACCTTTTTCAGCAGAAGCTTCCAGTGTCCAAAAGGGTGAGAGTTTATATGACACTGTTAGGACATTGGAAGAAATAGGGGTTCAGGCAGTGGTCATTCGTCACCCGGAAGATCGGTACTTTGATGAGCTAAATGGACGTGTTTCGATTCCGATTTTAAACGGAGGTGATGGCTGTGGAAACCATCCTACACAGTCATTACTAGACTTATATACAATTCAACAAGAATATGGACACTTTGAAGGACTAAATATTGTTATCGTTGGTGATGTGAAACATAGTCGAGTTGCACGTTCTAACGCTGAAGCGTTAAGTCGTCTCGGTGCGAAGGTGATTTTCTCTGGACCAGAAGAATGGGCAGACCCGTCTTTAGGGGATTATGCTCCTATGGATCATGCAGTCCAAATAGCGGACGTCATGATGATGCTCCGGATTCAACATGAGCGTCATGAAGCAACGATGAATGTGACGAAGAAAATGTATCATCAACATTACGGACTAACGGTTGAAAGGGAGCGCATGATGAAACGAGGAAGTATTATTATGCACCCAGCTCCAGTAAATCGAGATGTTGAAATTGCATCTTCAATAGTCGAGAGTGAAAAATCACGTATTTTTCCCCAGATGAAAAATGGGGTGTATGTCCGCATGGCTGTGTTAAAGCAAGCACTTACTTCTGAATCAATAAAAGGGGGACGTCAATATGTCAACACTACTGAAAAACGGGAAATTGTTTAA
- a CDS encoding PD-(D/E)XK nuclease family protein codes for MYEVKKYPEFSWSLSRHKTLMDCARKYGLHYYESHNGWRFDSPESSKKAYRLKKITNIPMLFGQIFHELVESAMKDLLQRNHVPSKEALIEKARRRLNSAYLDSRDRKSLWFDKPNRYNMLFEMYYNGELDPDVIKDYRERLDIVFSNLFHSKSFQDITTRQETMKFHQAEDFRYTYVNDVKIFAVMDLLYRDTEQGKWVIVDWKTGKESDSDYEQLAIYAYYLMQEFNVPLEQIEIRNEYLLTGHHRTYVLDERDIQTMLHRLTSSVQLMKGYQADILANEPLSIEEFPMTEQAQRCQRCNFKEICLT; via the coding sequence ATGTACGAAGTGAAAAAATACCCCGAATTTTCTTGGTCCTTATCTAGACATAAGACATTAATGGATTGTGCTCGTAAGTATGGACTGCATTATTATGAATCTCATAATGGATGGCGTTTTGATTCGCCGGAAAGTTCGAAAAAAGCGTACCGGTTGAAAAAGATTACAAACATTCCGATGTTATTCGGACAAATCTTTCACGAACTAGTTGAGTCTGCAATGAAAGATTTATTACAACGTAATCACGTTCCATCGAAAGAAGCCCTTATAGAAAAAGCACGGAGAAGGCTAAATTCAGCTTATTTGGACTCTCGTGACCGAAAGAGCCTATGGTTTGACAAGCCAAACCGATATAATATGCTTTTTGAAATGTATTATAATGGTGAACTTGACCCTGATGTCATTAAAGACTATCGTGAACGGTTGGACATCGTTTTTTCAAATCTATTCCATAGTAAATCATTTCAGGATATTACGACACGACAAGAGACGATGAAATTTCATCAGGCAGAGGATTTCCGTTATACGTATGTAAATGACGTAAAAATCTTTGCAGTCATGGATTTATTATACCGTGACACAGAACAGGGAAAATGGGTTATTGTCGATTGGAAGACTGGAAAAGAGTCAGACAGTGATTATGAACAGTTGGCCATCTATGCTTATTATTTAATGCAAGAATTTAATGTCCCCTTAGAACAGATCGAAATTCGGAACGAATATTTATTAACAGGTCACCACCGGACATATGTATTAGATGAAAGGGATATCCAAACGATGTTACACCGGTTGACATCTAGTGTTCAGCTCATGAAAGGTTACCAAGCTGATATTCTTGCAAACGAGCCATTATCAATTGAAGAGTTCCCAATGACGGAACAAGCCCAACGATGTCAACGATGTAACTTTAAAGAAATTTGCTTAACATAG
- a CDS encoding carbamoyl phosphate synthase small subunit, protein MKRQLILEDGTVFVGKAFGSEGEQEGEVVFNTGMTGYQEILSDPSYCGQIVTLTYPLIGNYGINPDDFETITPSVHGLIVKEVADIPSYWRSEKNVDTFLKEQGIPGLQGIDTRKLTRLIRKHGTLKGQLASMESNVEAVVKRLRNTPFPKNQVEQVSTTKPYRSPGRGLRVVLVDYGLKLGIARELTNRNCDVIVVPYNTTAEEVLRLNPDGVMLSNGPGDPKDVPEGIEMVKQLLGQVPVFGICLGHQLFALACGANTEKMKFGHRGSNHPVKNMDTGKVDMTSQNHGYTVKESSLQGTRLAITHKAVNDGTVEGLKHLDYNAFTVQYHPEASPGPEDSNKLFDQFVTAMINEKKEVLQHA, encoded by the coding sequence TTGAAGCGACAATTAATTTTAGAAGATGGAACCGTATTTGTTGGCAAAGCATTTGGAAGTGAGGGAGAACAAGAAGGAGAGGTCGTATTCAACACGGGGATGACAGGCTATCAAGAAATTTTATCTGATCCTTCTTATTGTGGTCAAATTGTAACCTTAACTTATCCGTTAATCGGAAATTACGGAATCAATCCTGATGATTTTGAAACAATCACACCTTCGGTTCACGGATTAATTGTGAAGGAAGTAGCAGATATTCCAAGCTATTGGCGAAGTGAGAAAAACGTAGATACGTTTCTTAAGGAACAAGGGATCCCCGGTTTACAAGGGATTGATACGAGAAAATTAACACGATTAATACGGAAACATGGAACGTTGAAAGGACAGCTTGCAAGTATGGAATCAAATGTTGAAGCGGTCGTGAAACGACTACGAAATACACCGTTTCCAAAGAATCAAGTGGAACAGGTATCCACGACGAAGCCATACCGTAGTCCTGGACGGGGCCTGCGCGTCGTTCTTGTCGATTATGGTCTGAAATTAGGTATTGCCCGGGAATTAACCAACCGTAATTGTGATGTCATCGTCGTTCCTTACAATACAACAGCAGAAGAAGTGTTACGCCTAAATCCAGATGGTGTCATGTTAAGCAACGGACCTGGGGATCCGAAAGATGTACCGGAAGGCATCGAAATGGTGAAACAGTTGCTTGGTCAAGTACCGGTATTTGGTATATGTTTAGGGCATCAATTGTTTGCCTTAGCTTGTGGTGCGAATACGGAAAAAATGAAGTTCGGGCACCGTGGTTCCAACCACCCAGTGAAAAACATGGATACAGGTAAAGTTGATATGACATCCCAAAACCATGGATATACCGTAAAAGAATCGTCACTACAAGGTACGCGATTAGCCATTACTCATAAAGCTGTAAATGACGGAACTGTTGAAGGGTTAAAACACTTAGATTACAACGCGTTTACAGTACAATACCACCCTGAAGCGTCACCAGGACCTGAGGATTCTAATAAACTATTTGATCAATTTGTTACAGCGATGATAAACGAAAAGAAAGAGGTGCTTCAACATGCCTAA